In Candidatus Sedimenticola sp. (ex Thyasira tokunagai), the following proteins share a genomic window:
- the cas3 gene encoding CRISPR-associated helicase Cas3', whose translation MRDRWREGGSMKGPQKLKNSELTGVGSSIEKIDPIQCLAKSRRTSEGVEPGYTVAEHCRIVGEVARELISRMPEWFRHALYPEGVELIAASHDVGKVCPTFQLKIHRSIQGKDYLSPALAPTAHLKESNWGGHPGVSQLTLSALHLGRFTPAIVGLHHGYSPSIDGALAADSPFGGTQWQTAREMLLTELQVQLHCEWPEISSETQARVVAGLTTVADWIGSGSWFDDPADEWQANFVSAVDGAGFVTPQLQQGLGFEEIFGFTPYESQQCLYQQACQPGVYLFEAPMGLGKTEAALYAAYLALSQGQATGLYFALPTQLTSDKIHERVGSFLGKILLSDSAHRSPLLLHGSAWLQAMEMGEEGEPGHSWFNACKRGILAPFAVGTIDQALMAVMNVRHGFVRAFGLAGKVVILDEVHSYDAYTGLLLDELVATLRKLHCTVIILSATLTAERRHALLGQPANSSAYPLITAQPQEKDAPQEWPVAPLPDRSVRIHLLQEDQPAIEEVLNRAVEGQQVLWIENSVKEAQEAYRLLSARAADDDIECGLLHSRFTRDDRSENEAQWVELYGKGAGDLRTQRGRILIGTQVLEQSLDIDADFLVSRICPTDMVLQRLGRLWRHQHTVRPPTAKHEAWLLAPELTAAIERPYKAFGVTAFVYCPYLLCRTLEVWQSRQRVDLPGDIRPLIEATYQIRKETESMAQWHHELEHGNRYRKGRQQLKQLARVGLSYVGSESSDEQATTRYSDWESVEVLIVRSIRTVESARATEVTLANGETLRLPRYPKAEGRRIWRQRAATLHRHLVTVPPEQAPNPVSRKSLAWLQDYLYLGPRDHETSGLRIVLIQPDGELYGLSGGAASGEYQLSYDNKIGYQARKNTH comes from the coding sequence ATGAGAGATAGGTGGAGAGAAGGGGGCTCAATGAAAGGACCACAGAAGCTAAAAAACAGTGAGCTGACTGGCGTTGGGTCAAGTATAGAAAAAATAGATCCAATCCAATGTTTGGCCAAGAGTAGGAGAACATCTGAGGGAGTGGAGCCCGGTTATACCGTCGCTGAACATTGCAGAATTGTCGGTGAGGTGGCCCGAGAGCTGATTAGCCGTATGCCAGAGTGGTTTCGGCATGCACTCTATCCTGAAGGAGTAGAATTGATTGCTGCATCGCATGATGTAGGCAAAGTGTGTCCCACTTTTCAGCTCAAGATCCACCGTAGTATTCAAGGTAAAGATTACCTGTCACCTGCATTGGCGCCAACGGCTCATCTTAAAGAGAGTAACTGGGGCGGCCATCCCGGGGTGAGCCAACTCACATTAAGTGCTCTGCATCTGGGACGTTTTACCCCTGCGATTGTTGGTCTGCACCACGGCTATAGCCCATCGATCGATGGGGCATTGGCCGCTGATAGCCCGTTTGGTGGTACACAGTGGCAGACTGCGCGTGAGATGTTACTGACTGAACTGCAAGTGCAGTTACATTGTGAATGGCCTGAGATTAGCAGTGAAACCCAGGCGCGGGTAGTGGCAGGGCTGACCACCGTTGCTGACTGGATTGGTTCGGGCTCCTGGTTCGATGATCCGGCTGATGAGTGGCAGGCCAATTTCGTGTCTGCTGTTGACGGGGCGGGGTTTGTCACCCCTCAGTTACAGCAGGGCCTTGGCTTCGAGGAGATTTTCGGTTTTACCCCCTATGAGAGTCAGCAGTGTCTCTATCAGCAAGCCTGTCAGCCGGGGGTCTACCTCTTTGAGGCTCCGATGGGATTGGGGAAGACCGAGGCAGCACTCTACGCCGCCTATCTCGCCCTGAGCCAAGGGCAAGCAACCGGCCTCTATTTTGCGCTGCCAACACAGCTTACCTCAGACAAGATCCATGAACGTGTAGGCTCCTTTTTAGGCAAGATTTTACTATCCGATAGCGCCCATCGGTCACCCCTTCTGCTGCACGGCAGTGCCTGGTTGCAGGCGATGGAGATGGGGGAGGAGGGCGAGCCGGGGCACTCCTGGTTCAATGCATGCAAACGCGGCATCCTGGCACCGTTTGCAGTAGGGACTATCGATCAGGCGCTAATGGCGGTGATGAATGTCCGGCACGGCTTTGTGCGTGCCTTCGGTCTGGCTGGCAAAGTGGTAATCCTGGATGAGGTTCATAGCTACGATGCCTATACCGGACTGTTGCTGGATGAGCTGGTGGCAACCCTGCGTAAACTTCACTGCACCGTGATTATTCTCAGTGCCACCCTGACGGCGGAGCGACGTCATGCTTTGCTGGGCCAACCTGCCAATAGCTCAGCTTACCCCTTGATCACCGCTCAGCCTCAGGAGAAGGATGCACCGCAGGAATGGCCGGTAGCACCACTACCGGACCGTTCTGTGAGGATTCATTTATTGCAAGAGGATCAGCCCGCTATTGAGGAAGTGCTAAACCGAGCGGTGGAAGGGCAACAGGTACTCTGGATTGAGAACAGCGTGAAGGAGGCTCAGGAAGCCTATAGATTGCTGTCTGCCAGGGCTGCTGACGATGATATTGAGTGTGGCCTGCTCCACTCTCGCTTTACCCGGGATGATCGCTCAGAGAACGAAGCGCAGTGGGTCGAACTGTATGGCAAGGGTGCGGGTGACCTACGTACTCAACGGGGACGTATCCTGATCGGCACCCAGGTGCTGGAACAGTCGCTCGATATCGATGCCGATTTTCTGGTAAGCCGTATCTGCCCAACTGATATGGTGCTACAACGTCTGGGTCGCCTGTGGCGACATCAGCACACCGTGCGGCCACCCACAGCAAAACATGAGGCGTGGCTGTTGGCCCCTGAATTGACCGCTGCGATTGAACGCCCCTACAAGGCCTTCGGGGTGACGGCTTTTGTCTATTGCCCTTATCTGCTCTGTCGCACCCTGGAGGTATGGCAGTCACGACAGCGTGTGGATCTTCCTGGTGATATTCGCCCCCTCATCGAGGCCACTTATCAAATAAGAAAGGAAACTGAATCGATGGCGCAGTGGCACCATGAGCTGGAGCACGGCAATCGATACCGCAAGGGACGCCAACAGCTTAAACAGTTGGCCAGGGTTGGACTGTCTTATGTTGGAAGCGAATCTTCCGATGAACAGGCCACGACCCGTTACAGCGATTGGGAGTCGGTCGAGGTACTGATAGTGCGTTCAATACGCACAGTAGAATCTGCACGGGCCACGGAGGTAACTCTGGCAAACGGTGAAACCCTGCGTCTACCCCGCTACCCCAAGGCCGAAGGGCGGCGGATATGGCGGCAACGGGCCGCCACTCTACATCGGCATCTTGTCACCGTTCCCCCTGAACAGGCCCCAAATCCGGTTTCCCGAAAGTCACTGGCATGGTTGCAGGACTATCTCTATCTGGGGCCACGCGATCATGAGACCAGTGGGCTACGCATCGTCCTGATTCAGCCCGATGGAGAGCTGTATGGCCTGAGTGGTGGGGCCGCCAGTGGTGAGTATCAATTGAGTTATGACAACAAAATCGGCTATCAGGCCAGAAAAAATACCCACTGA